One segment of Argiope bruennichi chromosome 11, qqArgBrue1.1, whole genome shotgun sequence DNA contains the following:
- the LOC129956544 gene encoding uncharacterized protein LOC129956544 has product MTVLGATANVNSKNRLIVVHAGSSTGFLTGALLVYKASTKSGDYHGQMNYENFKKWVLEKLLPNLQPNSVVCMDNAPYHTTVENPTPTKYSTKKVMIDWLKNGIPYDQKMRKAELFSLIDSNRPKKIVYKIDNLIEKEGHEVIRLFPYHCDLNATEFVWSSVKRII; this is encoded by the coding sequence ATGACAGTTTTGGGAGCTACAGCAAAtgttaattcgaaaaatagactTATAGTTGTTCATGCTGGGTCATCAACGGGTTTCCTTACGGGTGCTTTACTAGTATATAAAGCATCAACAAAAAGCGGCGACTATCACGGGCAAATGaactatgaaaactttaaaaaatgggtaTTGGAAAAACTTCTTCCAAATTTGCAACCAAACAGTGTCGTATGCATGGATAATGCACCGTATCATACGACTGTCGAAAACCCCACTCCAACGAAGTATTctacaaaaaaagttatgataGACTGGTTGAAAAACGGAATACCCTACGATCAAAAAATGCGAAAAGCGGAACTGTTCTCTCTTATAGACAGTAATCGTCCaaagaaaattgtctataaaattgataatttaatagagaAAGAAGGACATGAAGTTATCCGACTCTTCCCTTATCATTGCGATCTGAACGCAACCGAATTTGTGTGGTCctctgtaaaaagaataatatag